The following nucleotide sequence is from Drosophila takahashii strain IR98-3 E-12201 chromosome 3L, DtakHiC1v2, whole genome shotgun sequence.
TTGTTGCTtttcattgttgttatttttgtttttgtcacGAATCAACGTTAACAACAGCAAcctgaacaacaacaactatgTGAAGAGGAGtggagcagcaacaacagaatCATCCACAAACCACAGGAAACCCGACACGGGCGCCAGGACGAAGGTCTTATTATGTGAATTTATACGCCCGAGCAAACCTATATGTAAGTACAGTCatgttcaaaataataaaacaccaTCAATTATATTAAAccttaatttttgtttcttttttcttgttttcaatgcaaataaagttattttaaatatatctcaAAATATATTGCATACCtacataaaacatttttttttattttaagtctaAACAATATGCCCTTCATGTATCTATTCATTTTTTGTGGgaaaaaaagtttgtttttaaaaagcattatttaacatgtgcatttttaatagtttataCAATGTATAATTAagacaatataaaaaaataataatatttttaaataataattaaattttctactACTCTACCACTATTATTTTGCACACAGTTGTTCGTGTGTGTAAAGTGGGGGCGTGGTCGCTGCCCTCGTCCTGTGGTCCCGGGCAAAAATGTTATGCAAATTTGCATCATCCGCACACACGTGTGTAAATTGTTGTATGCATTGTTACCTTATAAAAACAgcgtaattttttaaatgggttTTATTTACACTCGAACCCACACCCACTTTTCGCTGCTTTTATACCAGCTCCCTGGTAAAAGTGATTTTCCAtacaaattaacaaataaaaactcaCGCAAAAAGGAGCAAACAGCACAGAAACATTCGCAGGACACTCCACTTACTTATACAGAGCCATACGCATGACATACATGAATGACAAATATACATTCGTGTACTTATATATGTGTCTCCGCATACGTATATATTTTGGCATATATGTGTGaggcattttatttatgcGATGCCTGTGCGAAAGATTCTGgggaaaatgttgaatttttaatgcaaaaataaagcaGAAAATTGTATTTCCCTTACCCACCGATCTTTGTGTGAGATTTATGCGGTTATTTCGTATATCTCAAATGGGATTTTTAGAGATAACGCTTGAGGAATTTCCAAAAGATTAAACTGAGTTTTTATTGAATGaaagatataaatatagacaaatGACTTTAAATATTGAGtagagtaaaaatatttttggtcctaaaaatattaggcagaaaccacttaaaattttacctacaaataaaataaaaactaaaggaTGATATTAAAAGATTGGGTGATAACAACCAAATAAAcgatatttttttgatattaccATATTCTAATCTATTTATACAGCTGAAAAAAGCAGCAATTAAACAacggaaataaaaacaatgaaaaagcGCATATACCCCAGTATTTCAAAGGgcataaattcatttaaatgctggaagttttttactttttgctaTAAAGTTGTGCAGCAGATTGCCAATTGGCCAGTGAcactacacacacacaatagCACATTGTAAACACGGATATTCACACGCACGCCGGCATGTAATGGTATCACTTTTATTTGTTGGTCCTTTGGCCAGAGTCCATTCCATGGTCGAAAAACGTTTATTTAAACAAgtgaaatgtaattattttggaatttattattaaattaattttaattgtaataatGTGCATGTTAAAATGGCTCCCTCGCACACAGCCACACGCACAAAcaaaagtgtgtgtgtgcttttgtggtttttattgattttaatttatttatttaaccattttttgttgtattcatTTCGGTTTCTGTCGTccgcctcttttttttttgcaccaaCTGTCGGTTGGGTTATTATGAAAATGTACAAGAGTTTTACAGCGTTAATCAATTTCATTTTCACTCTGGCGAGCAGAAAGCgaagcaaattaaatgaaattaaaaatgcattttcataCCTTGCAACACCGCTTACCGTTAGGCCCCGTGTAAGCCAACAAGTAAACAGAAGCCCGACCACAATTTACGCCTCATCTAATTGGGAAAGGGAGAGGGCGGCAGGAGCAGACATGgcaacaaattcattttatttgcttgcatattttaattaacccGAAAAGCCACACAAAACTCTCAACAATTTTCCGAGCAGCAGGGGTGGCGAAAGGGACGTGCTAAATCCTTGCTCAATTGTTATTAGGTGTGATTTGTAAACATAATACATATAGTACACAATAcaacttgtgtgtgtgtgggcagtACTTGGTAAGTCCTTTGAAAGGGTAGCATAAATCATTTGagaatttgaaaatttaattccatttttttttaatttttggtttttaatgtatttttataaataattttagttttccgttaattttataaatataaattgttaaagaatattttaaaatatgttcaataaacgttatttatttaaccacttgttttgggaaaaatttctttaagaaaagaaagaagaaaagaagaaagaaaagtTTCGTAAGAGTATTTTGAATCCTTGCTAAACCAATACCGATTTCCTTGTCTGCTTTTGCCCAAGATTTTGCACTGCACGCACAAGTAGATACAATttgttgcctactttcaggCGCTCTATATCCTTGCGACTTGCAATCTCCACTCTCTCTATCTCTTTTCGCCTGCCCCACTTGCCATCTCGCTCGGGGCCTGGAAATGGGGCTCGTTAGGCATGAAACGGACGTGCTTAAAATTTcatagacacacacacacagaggcacgcactcactcacacacacacacaggtctgcatataaaatgaaaatgtgtGCGTATCCTTTATGGATTTAATCCGCATGCCTGCGGTCGGTCACAAGATCAACTGTTGGCAGAAGTGTGTCAACAAGGAGGCCCGCCTCCATGTCCGTTTTTGGGGGCCGTTGGGAGGCGTGTGGGCAGGTGGGCGTGGCGCCTAGCAAGTGGTCATAATGGCCAAACCATCCACCTCTCACCCCACTTTCCACATAACCCTCTGTTGTGCTAATAATGACGCTTTAagcacgtgtgtgtgtgtgctcgtCTTGGTTTATCTGTGTGtgcactaaaaaataatttgtatcattttttaaatttacaaaaaaatggtatatcaaaaattaaaaaaagtttaaaggttcttaggtttttttaaattttttagttagatgaaatcattgaacgttaatatattaaaaaattttattaaaggcTTACATTTAGTTTTGATACAtttcgaatttatttattttttgttttatcagtacatgttttttttatttccgccactaaattttttaaagtgtccAAGTGAACACCGAACTCCATGAGTTGTGCTTGAAATGTTTCAACAGCAAGGATGCTAACCGCAGACGGAGTGTTTGAGTGCAAATGAGTGAGTGAAGTTGAGGGTAAGCATCAGTCAGTTACACTCGTCAATACTTTAAGCCTGCTCCTGGAACTCCCTTCGCCCACCCAACCGCACATTGTTTTGGCAGGTATGTTCTCACGCCTAAGCCCCTTCAGAAACCTCAATTAAAATGCTtgttattaaacaaatatcaaTTTGTTTCACTTCCAATCAAGTTAAGATGGCAAATTTGTTGATGACCCAAgaggcgtatacgcaatgttgTTTTACATGGACAggtgagaaaattaaaatatttgcaatttattACGAAATCTATGTTGCGAAAGAATGGAAAAGTCAATAAGAGATGGTAAATTCTAAACTTCAAAAAGCAAAGAATGTAATCGAATgtttggtaaaaataatatactttgggaaaataacttattttaaagGGAAGTTATTTAGTTGATATTATTTCTATATGAATAATTTGTTCTCTTAAGTATCTTGCAACTTTAATCGGTTTGTATTTCCCTATCTTTTCATTCTATTCATCTTTAAAATCTGTATGACTTTTTATCATCTCAATACTgctaaaaatcatataaaaatattaaatctgttgatttctattttaaagaaacataaatttaacaacaaaTAACTAAAATACCAAGCGGATAGATATATTTCAAAAGGAAGTCGGCTTTTGAGCAAGATTTCCCTTTCAGACAGTTTTCCCCATTTAGTTATGCAGCATACAGCATTGAAATTGTATGAATCACTGACATAAAATTTAGTTGGTATCTGCCATCTAATTCAACAATCAACAAAGCAACGGGATACCCACAAATACCGAGTCATCTACACACACAGATGAATTCTGGGATTCCCCCTGCCATGACAGGCAAATACATTTTGTATACACAGCCATTGAGGCGTGCTTCTGTgtgagtgcgtgtgtgtgtaacGGCAATCATTATTGAGGCAATGATGTGCATTTCATGAATTATACACGGCAAGATGATGCGTTGCGATGTCGAACATCTGTGCATGTGTATGAGTTTGTCCATTTCCTGCTCAAGGACTCGTCCTGTGCCATCCTGAACCATCTCCTCTCCCTTCCTTCCTTCTCGATGCGAACATGGTTGGTTGGGCAATGCGCCGAGGTAAGTAATAAACTTATTGGCCCCATGCCTGTCCGTTGATTGTCCGTTTGTAATACACAATATGCCAGGATATGCCACATGGAGCGGTGAATATCAGGGATGGCCAAACATATTGGCCGCCCATTAACGGAATAATCTAGTTAAAAGGCTTCTGGTTTTCGaagaagaaattaaattataaaggttaatttgttgaaaaaatattaattaattagtatttatttatttttatatttttcttaaactaaagaattatttttattaaaattatattaatctaAACTAAGAaaagttttaagaaattattattaatagaatttcaaaaaagtaaaaataggaTCTtagaaaatcataataattttactttACAGATTAACAGACTTTTAACaacaataatttcaatttggaggTGATAAAACtaacaataattaaattatctttACGAAAATCTCATCATTTAGAGTTTTCCGTTCTTTATCCAATTCAAACTGATCCTAAAGTTTGGCTTTTCAAACCCACTTTTtgacttaaaataaatccatTAGCTGAAAACCAGTTTCCCCAACCCATTAAAACTTTACCGCACTTTGCCATCTCTAGCATTCAGATGGGCGTAAGGGAATTAAGGGAAGTGGGAGGAATACGAGCCATTTTGAGCCGCCCACTCAAATGTGGCCATATCATGACGAGCTGGCAATGCCAGCGGACGTTTCATCGTTAAATGTGGAACTGTTAAACAGATAATGACCAACCACACCACACCGGCGAACGGCCCACAAAGGCCAACCCAACTGAACCCGATGAACACCACCCACTGAACTCACCGCAGGACATCAAGGACTTTCGAGGGGCAGGACTCAGGTGGTGGGTGTGTGGACGTGAACTGACCAAGAGGCCTTTGTTATGCTCCCCGGCTTTCATAACTGTATCAATGGCGGtggcgatgacgatgatgctccaactgctgccgctgccaacGATGATAAACCAatgccgatgatgatgatgatgattccgCTGCTGGTGTTGTTATTATTCTCCATTTGTTGTTGTCCTGCGGAAACCAGACAACTGTCGTGCTGAAATTCTGATGCattgaaatataattattgGGAAATGTGCGATTGTCGTTGGGTTTCCGTTTACGTGCTCGCCATTTCGGTTTGGGGCTGCCCGATTATGCATGCAAGCGGATTCTGGAGTATGGGAACAAGTGTAGGACATGATTGTTTGTCCTTGTACATGCGAGTACAGCGGGGGTCGCAAAAACGGGAATAGAAACTTAGTTCCTTCGAATCGGGGTTTTCATGTAACAGTATTCAACTATTTCCGATAATTCTGGTCATTTCAgatataatattgtttaaatttcaacAGACaacttgtaaaaataaaaataaaaaagcaataaaaaaattatcaagctttaaaaaaaaatttaaaatgtaaagttgacctttttataattaaattgtaagtcaaataaatatttaaaaattataaatggtttaaaattttaaatttttgttttacattttcttattCTTTATTTGTTTACATAAGTTCCGTTTACCACAAGTAACTCTTGATAGAAACAGTATAActcataaatataatataattaattaattataagaaTGTAATTTATCTAATGACAATATTTTGACCTTCACTGTTTCGGTTACATATGTATCTGTATCGATTTGGGGCAAAGGAATTGATGCTCACACCCTCTCAACAGTGCCCCCTCAATATGCCCAACCCACAATCATAATTTATGCAAGCCGAATGACATAACAGTTGCCAGATTATTGCCGTGCATTATACACATGTACGCATATGTATAGTAGCGTATATCCGTACATGCACATTCAATTACCATATTAACCGAAACGACTAATTAACTAAAGTTGTATTTACCATCCAATTCGGAATTGGATCCCTACAACCATGCAGACAGACACTGCATGTCAAATGCAAGACATTTGACGAACTGAAAATGCGATTTTGCGGTTTGTCAGCGAAATGCATTTACAATCAGCATATAAATTACAGTCGACTTTAACTTTCAAGCTTCTTAACTTTTATATGTACATTTGAACTATCTCTTTCACCACAGCGGCTTTTTGGCGGGCAACTCAATAAGTGTTTAACAGCGCAATATTTATGGTTTGAGTCTCCGATAAAAGTCACCATACTTTTCGACGTTCCCTgacctaaaaatttgttaaatttcttaaatttgtataCTATTACTATTACTATAATTACAATACACTATTCAGTTACCTAACTTTAActctttttggaaaaacagttttaaaaaattaattaacagGACCTTCTTAATATATGTTACTcttatataaatattgttataTTAGTATAAACCATTCACTAACTAtagtgaatatatatatataaatataattcaaCTATATTAGAATTGAAAAAATAGAATAACCGTCACACTCAAATAATTACCGCGCACCCATGGTTGTATTCGACTTTTTAACTCAAAATGTCGGAACAGAGCGCAAATTTGAGAAAGGTGCTGCAAAGTGTAAAAACGGAAAACCGCCAGAATTTGAAAACAAGATGTGGTAacgacaaaaataaataaataagtaatacaaataaaataagaaaaccaaaagaaaaagtttagtagcatttgatttgaatattaatttagttattttaggCCTGGCACTTGAATTAATTTGTATACATTTAATGCCTTTAAATAAGgaactgtttttaaaaaaccaaaaaagggaaatttttttaaaatacaagtaatggcaaaaatatgttttgataaatgtttattatttttatcttaaaaattctttctaaGCACGCAGATTTTCATGCCCATTTAACCAAAGTCAACAAATTCAtatgccaaaaataaatccaagaaATCTTAAAAGCCATTGGGTATTGGTCCCAACCGAATCCCAACTCATAAAGATGCTCTTCAAATTGTTTGTAttcatatagatatgtataTGCTACCAATCTCTTGGCAACCGGTTTTCACATTCTCATTTCTTCATGATAAGGCATACAAAACTTGATTGTTCTTCAATTGTGAAAGTCTTCAGTGGTTTGCCTGCTCCCACTTGATGACTAATTAAAATCAGGGAAAACGTAAATATTCCCTGTGACATTTTCCTGCTAGCTCATTTGGGCATTTTCCAAGAACTCGCGTTTTTCAAAACAGTAGCAAAAAATGAGCAGCAAATATAGTCTATTTGTTAGTATTCTAGGTTATCGAGCTGAGTGCAATGACGTAGGACATTAAATGCTAACCCAATGCATTTTAATGCGAACGAGGAACTTGGCGTGCTAGACTGCGGAAATAATGCACTAAACAAAAGAGAGGCATATATGAAGTTGGAAAGAGAGAAAGTCGAATGAGAGAAAGAGAGGAACATGcttcaaacaattttttaaacactcGGAGAAAAaagtgattttatatttttatattttatgaatccatctagcctaaaacattgttaatataaaaatgattttattgtaatatgttattGTATTAGCGTGCAAAgtgttgaatatttatttcggTCATTCATTTCTTTACGAAGtgtaatgattttttaaaatataaacattttaaaaacaaatctttttcaatcaattttCTCTGAGAGAAAATGTTTTGCCcagaaatgatttttattacatcaACACAAACTTGTTGTAACTCTGTAGACTGAGAGCGTGAAATCCCCAATAGCTGATTGTTTGGGGAAACGTAACGCTGGCGACCAACCAGCCAAACAAGTGGACCCGAGAGAATATTcgcaattttatttgtatctcCGGTCAGTTGCCCGAGAAATAGCGTGCTAAACGGTCGCAAATCGCGCACGAGTATTTACAGAAACCGAATACAAAATAAGACAAACACCAGAGTGATTTCCCCGAAAAGATCTAGATAAAAAGATACTACATAACGTATACAAACAAACAAGGGAATTCTTTAAGCATCTTAACGCCAACGATTGCATTGAAATTCTTCATTTATAATTGCCCAAAGAcgtttaattgtatttaattaattgtaaaATGACTGACCAAGAGCATATTACACTGCACATGGATAAGCTGCCGCTGGATAATGATGATAACACTTTGACGAGAAATAATGTGAGTTTTAGTATTTTGCTCATTAAACTGGGGGGGAGGTTAAACAAATTCCTATAAACCGGTGCTTTGTTTACATTGCGGATAGATCGTTAAAATGCCTATTTACTCGTATGAAAAAGTAAAGTTTCGCATTGCTTGTTAATTTTTGTGTAAACGGGGGAGAAGCTTCCCAAGAAGCATCAAAAAATATTCGGGAAAGTGACAGCTGAAGCGGAAAAAACCCATGACTTAGTCATAGAAATAGACACCTCGAAGCTTAAATATGCTTGATATGTATGTACTTGTATTCGAAAGTTCAAGTGTTTCCAAAActacattttaaagttaaataactaaaagaAATGAGTAACAGAAATGTTCTTCGTtactaattttataaatatctaaGAATGTTTGCTCTATAAATCATCTGGTtgatacatttaattttcatgTAAAGAAATAGAGAAACTTCCCTGATGACATTAACATAATTTTCGGGAAAAATCTTACGAATAACTGACGGGGGAGTCTATTTCAGTGACTAATATAATTGGgacttgtagtttttttctaGCAATATGTGTATTAATAAAAGTGTTTGACCGTTGcactgatatttattttaaaacaatttttaatatcgGAAACATTCTacaatttcaacatttttgctCAACGcattttgaacattttattttatagaacTGAATTATTAACCCCAAGAGCCGGAAATTGCACTATAAGCTTTAGTTGATAAGCATGGTTTACCATACATTTTTGTCATTGAAGCTTATCTTTTTAATATTCGAAGCCACTGAAAGTTTACcacatttatattattttctaacatacatatatgtgtaTGTAGTTGCATTAATCCTAATTAACATATTTATCAGCGCTGTCAGAACAGAAGCTGTGCTGTTTTCAAAaactgcatttgcatttttgaaCAATGGGTTTGGAAACAAAGTTGTTAATATTCCGGAAAcgcttttattgaaattttacaGGAAAATATCAACAATCACAGAAACGGCGATGCAATGGAGGGACGTAATAATCTTCGAGCGCCCAGATCAGGTTCGTATCCCAACTTACTCGTTTATCGCTGAAAAACTAGAACCATTTTTTGTGTGCTTGTCTATATGTTAATCGATCTTGTGACTAATGCTGCTTTCAACCGCaatctttaaaacttttgtgTAAACCACTTTATTGTGTAAGTAACATAAGCGAGTGaagaccaatttaaattgaatgttcGTTTCTGCTTTTGACAGTTCCCGAAACGGATGATGATGACAACGACGATCGTCCCTTTGTTAAAGATGGCAATGATAATCCCGGAGTGGATGACGGTCTTCTGGAAGGTGGAGAAGGACGAaggggcggcggaggaggaggaggaggcggaggcggtGTCACTGTACTCGTACCCAATGGAGGAAGACGACCCAGTTTCTCCTTTCCGGGATATACCGGCAACGGTTTCGTGACAATAAACGGAGTCGAGACACCAATACCCGATGTGAATGCATATCAGCACAAGAAAACCCTGGCCCAGGGAATGATGGATCTGGCTTTACTCTCAGCGAATGCGAATCAGTTGCGATATGTTCTGGAGACAAGTTCCCAACATCCATATTTTTATCCCAGCCTGCTGTTCATCTCACTTAGCATTATATTCCAGGTGAGCAACTCATTTGTATTTACAGTGGATATTCAATGAAACGAATCACGAAaagttttctgaattttaaatttcagtctcatctttgataatttaaaaacaagagagaacgctatagtcgggttggtgtcccgactatctaatacccgtcactcagctaatgggagtgcgaacgctgtgtcgggttggtgtcccgactaataatcgtaactcagctaaagggagtgcgaaagagatagatatatgttgacaatttataaagcgtataactttttaatgaatggtccgatttgaaaaatgtcttctacatttcgataggtataaatatacacaacaaaattgcatttatacttctcggaaatctttaaagatgtgggcgcaggatccattttaaaatcgttagtgggcgattgtgggcgttagagggggcgtggcgctcggctaaaataaacttgcgctgcgtaggaagccaaagaatatgtgtgggaaatctcaaccttctagcttttgtagtttctgagatctcagcgttcatacagacggacagacggacagacggacagacggacagacggacagacggacagacggacatggctagatcgactcggctagtgaccctgatcaagaatatatatactttatggggtcggaaacgcttccttctagctgttacaaacttttgcacgaatctagtatacccttttactctacgagtaacgggtataataagaaATCTTTTACTTACATTGAGATATTAatacttgaaaattaaaaacattcttTAAGCCACAACTATTAATAATACTAttcttattaaataaaaaattagtaacaacatttttaaaaggaaataattATTCTCAAAATTTAATCACAATACAACAACTACAATACGTTTAGTATACTGTGATATAATTCTCGCTAACCAAAATTCACTGTAATGTTTacttattcatatttttgatgacatttaaaatttcttttccaTTTCAGATTGCTGTGGGCGTGGGCCTTATATTGAATGGCCAGTACAACATTAAGAACGGGCACGATATTTGCCGGGCGAACAGAATCAACAATTATACAGTCATCGGCATTTTTATTGTAACAGTGGTCAATGTTCTGATATCGGCATTTACCGTTGCGGATCCAATCACGGGATCTGCAGCAACACCCGCCAATACCACATAGATTACCActcttatattaaatttaaaaaataatgtagtATTATGAGCATAATCTCATCGTTAGGAAATACTCACACAGCCACACCGTTCAGTCCTTGTTGAAATTCACTAAGCGCCTCATTTTTCTACACATAAAAATGAAttgtgataaataaataaaatcccaCAAGCATTTTACAtgtaaaatcgaaattaataaaatgtttttattctcTAATTTGGGTATTTACATTTCCTAGCTTTGAATCACAAACTTTATGGGTAAATTTACTGGATAATTAAGAAAAGGGAAATATAATAATTCTCTTACTTCtagaatagaaatattttttaagctaaTTCTTGAAAGCATTTTGAATGCTCAACATTTTCCGCCAAACTATCGATAGTTTGCGATAGtaagcaaacaaaattttaataacactGGGTTATATTTTCGAATTATACAGCACTAGAAAAAACAGCTGTTACAAAAAATCGTgcggaaaattaagcatttttggctaaaaattaactttaaacaTGG
It contains:
- the NijA gene encoding ninjurin-A isoform X1; its protein translation is MTDQEHITLHMDKLPLDNDDNTLTRNNENINNHRNGDAMEGRNNLRAPRSVPETDDDDNDDRPFVKDGNDNPGVDDGLLEGGEGRRGGGGGGGGGGGVTVLVPNGGRRPSFSFPGYTGNGFVTINGVETPIPDVNAYQHKKTLAQGMMDLALLSANANQLRYVLETSSQHPYFYPSLLFISLSIIFQIAVGVGLILNGQYNIKNGHDICRANRINNYTVIGIFIVTVVNVLISAFTVADPITGSAATPANTT
- the NijA gene encoding ninjurin-A isoform X2, with translation MTDQEHITLHMDKLPLDNDDNTLTRNNENINNHRNGDAMEGRNNLRAPRSDGNDNPGVDDGLLEGGEGRRGGGGGGGGGGGVTVLVPNGGRRPSFSFPGYTGNGFVTINGVETPIPDVNAYQHKKTLAQGMMDLALLSANANQLRYVLETSSQHPYFYPSLLFISLSIIFQIAVGVGLILNGQYNIKNGHDICRANRINNYTVIGIFIVTVVNVLISAFTVADPITGSAATPANTT